A genomic segment from Tenuifilum sp. 4138str encodes:
- a CDS encoding HepT-like ribonuclease domain-containing protein gives MVKRDKNFHLENIQKIIETRNRIAHGYDKISDDLIWSIVINHLPKLKEEIKSKLEE, from the coding sequence ATAGTTAAACGTGATAAAAACTTCCATTTGGAAAACATCCAAAAAATCATTGAAACACGAAACAGAATTGCACATGGCTACGATAAAATATCTGACGATTTAATTTGGAGTATCGTTATTAATCACTTGCCAAAGCTGAAAGAAGAAATTAAATCAAAACTTGAGGAATAA
- a CDS encoding acyl-CoA dehydrogenase family protein, which translates to MSERKLLKSGEFLVNEIDANDIFIPEEFNEEQRMIAQTCRDFMEAEVFPRLNDIDKGDRELMRSILQKSGELGMLGIAVPEQYNGFGQNFVTQMLVAETTGAGYSFSVAYMCHCGIGTMPILYYGNEEQRQKYVSRLATGELIGSYCLTEPGAGSDANSGKTTAKLSEDGKYYILNGQKMWITNAGFADTQVVFAKVDNDRVLSAFIVESKWPGVVIGPDEHKMGIKGSSTAQIYYNDVKVPVENMLGNRGEGFRIALSILHMGRMKLGANVIGAAKETITQSVQYANERKQFNTKIANFGAIKHKLAEMVIRAYAHESAIYRVSQDIDDLIEKYKAEGCEYGRAAIDAISHYAVEDAILKVNGSEMLDFVVDEGVQIHGGMGYSAEMNVERGYRDSRINRIFEGTNEINRLLVIDTAIKRSLKGDYDLMGPAEQLYNSLDSIVAEAGSSDYYDQKMQTIRNFKKVAMLGIYGANKAFGKQFATEQEVQNNLSNIIMDLYVAESLALRVKKLESKGHQNINIYKDIVDVFVYDAAGRIRKNAMDAANSFAAEPELSKLTAAIDRLCKAPSVNVKDARRRIADKLIEDNEYMF; encoded by the coding sequence ATGAGCGAAAGAAAATTGCTAAAAAGTGGCGAATTTCTTGTAAATGAGATTGACGCTAACGATATTTTTATTCCCGAGGAATTCAATGAGGAACAGCGGATGATAGCCCAAACCTGTCGCGATTTCATGGAGGCTGAAGTTTTCCCTCGCCTGAACGATATCGACAAGGGCGATCGTGAGCTGATGAGGAGCATTTTGCAAAAATCGGGCGAGCTTGGTATGCTGGGCATTGCAGTGCCTGAGCAGTATAATGGTTTTGGGCAAAACTTTGTAACCCAAATGCTTGTTGCTGAAACTACAGGGGCTGGATATTCATTCTCCGTGGCCTACATGTGCCATTGCGGAATTGGTACAATGCCCATTCTTTACTACGGCAACGAGGAGCAGCGCCAAAAATATGTATCGCGTCTTGCAACTGGTGAACTAATAGGATCATACTGCCTAACGGAACCCGGTGCAGGTAGCGATGCCAACTCCGGAAAAACCACAGCAAAGCTATCGGAAGATGGTAAGTACTACATCCTGAACGGTCAAAAAATGTGGATTACCAACGCTGGCTTTGCCGATACACAGGTTGTTTTTGCCAAGGTGGATAACGACCGAGTCCTGAGTGCATTTATAGTTGAAAGCAAGTGGCCAGGCGTTGTAATTGGCCCCGATGAGCATAAAATGGGTATCAAGGGCTCATCAACCGCTCAAATCTACTACAACGATGTAAAGGTGCCTGTTGAAAATATGCTAGGTAACCGCGGCGAAGGTTTCCGTATTGCCCTTAGCATTTTGCACATGGGACGAATGAAGTTGGGTGCCAATGTGATTGGTGCTGCTAAAGAAACCATAACCCAGTCGGTTCAGTACGCCAATGAACGTAAGCAGTTCAATACCAAAATTGCAAACTTTGGGGCTATCAAGCATAAGCTAGCTGAAATGGTTATTAGGGCCTATGCTCACGAATCGGCCATTTACCGTGTAAGCCAAGATATTGATGACCTGATTGAAAAGTATAAGGCTGAGGGTTGTGAGTATGGCCGTGCTGCCATTGATGCCATTAGCCACTACGCCGTTGAGGATGCCATTCTGAAGGTGAACGGTTCCGAGATGCTCGACTTTGTGGTTGATGAGGGTGTTCAGATTCACGGCGGAATGGGCTACTCAGCTGAGATGAACGTTGAGCGCGGTTACCGCGATTCGCGTATTAACCGAATCTTTGAGGGTACCAACGAGATCAACCGCTTGCTGGTAATTGATACTGCCATTAAGCGCTCCCTCAAGGGCGATTACGATTTGATGGGGCCTGCTGAGCAGCTATACAATAGCCTCGATAGCATTGTGGCTGAAGCGGGTTCGAGCGATTACTATGACCAAAAAATGCAGACCATAAGGAACTTCAAAAAGGTTGCCATGCTGGGTATTTATGGAGCAAACAAGGCTTTTGGTAAGCAGTTTGCAACTGAACAGGAGGTTCAGAACAACCTGAGCAATATCATCATGGATCTGTATGTGGCCGAGTCGCTTGCTCTAAGGGTTAAGAAGCTGGAAAGTAAGGGTCATCAAAATATCAATATCTATAAGGATATTGTTGATGTGTTTGTTTACGATGCTGCTGGCCGCATTCGTAAGAATGCCATGGATGCAGCAAACTCCTTTGCTGCTGAGCCCGAACTTAGTAAGTTAACTGCTGCAATTGACAGGCTTTGTAAGGCTCCATCGGTAAATGTAAAGGATGCCCGCCGCCGCATTGCCGATAAACTTATTGAAGACAACGAGTATATGTTCTAG
- a CDS encoding nucleotidyltransferase family protein has product MNPIERSIDKIRDLCLKHKVKRLFVFGSILTNRFKKNSDIDLVVDFQDVDLYEYADNYFDLKESLEKLLNRNVDLLEGKAIKNPYLKQTIDSSKQLIYG; this is encoded by the coding sequence ATGAATCCGATAGAGAGAAGTATTGATAAAATTAGAGACTTGTGTTTAAAACACAAAGTCAAAAGGTTATTTGTATTTGGCTCCATATTGACTAATAGATTTAAAAAGAATAGCGATATTGACCTGGTAGTTGATTTTCAGGACGTAGATCTTTATGAATACGCTGACAATTACTTTGACTTAAAAGAATCGTTAGAAAAACTACTTAACCGCAATGTGGATTTGCTAGAGGGAAAAGCTATAAAAAATCCGTATTTAAAGCAAACCATTGATTCATCAAAGCAACTAATTTATGGATAG
- a CDS encoding hybrid sensor histidine kinase/response regulator, which yields MKRNYYRSNFILSVSAAVLTAIIFIFLYYTIGVRQRRFIYNDSKWIAIQQSKNAASQVESYFINAIHSARSLVKQTKVLYEKRADRSEIVSLIHSYTKDNPDFLAVWTMWEPNAFDGKDRQYRNTPPYDREGHLSVTFFRMADSIVFEYTEPEDYNEFYYTIPKERNSEMVLEPYIYQYQGYPIEFYETSIVVPIIINNKFCGVYGIDLDLNYLQRKLSEIKLQTKGHLSLISSDGEIVTHPDTAFIGKNIFSLAGTNDTLARYIVKSGLEQSYETVCNYTKSEVFRTFYPIRIGKSDTQWSIMVQLDMREATLRSISLHNIALGLLIAGLILISYLIYNIFDRLRYEHQLILAKESAEQKERELQKMYYELQTSEEELRATNEELFATSEALRESNLMLTGAKEKAEEASRLKTAFLHNLSHEVRTPLNAIYGFSQMLNNIDISADESKKFIQIIQDSSKQLVSIISDIITISSIETGQERITNTNIHLNTLLDELYHTFSAKLANKPVELRVYKEFSDKEDEIFIDELKLRQVLYHLLLNAVKFTHNGSIEFGYRLKSSNLEFYVKDTGIGIEGKKQDVIFERFTQADENIHAEYGGTGLGLSICKGFLNLMGGAIWVESELGQGATFYFTLPYHPITSKESKGISIQSQTNNSEMKTILVAEDDINSFKLLKAVLKDFDFQLLHADNGRKAVELCQNEDSICLVLMDIKMPELNGVSATKLIKELKPTLPVIAQTAYATLDDIEKNREVFDAYITKPLDIEQLKKLIFEFCDRCGKSEKY from the coding sequence ATGAAAAGGAACTATTACCGGTCCAACTTCATTCTATCTGTTTCGGCGGCGGTTCTAACTGCCATAATCTTTATTTTCCTTTACTATACCATTGGTGTTCGCCAACGTAGATTTATTTACAACGACTCCAAGTGGATTGCCATTCAGCAATCCAAAAATGCTGCAAGTCAGGTTGAATCGTATTTCATCAATGCCATACACTCCGCCCGTTCGCTAGTAAAGCAAACAAAGGTTTTGTACGAAAAGAGAGCCGACAGGTCGGAGATTGTGAGTCTTATACATAGTTACACAAAGGATAACCCCGACTTTTTAGCTGTTTGGACTATGTGGGAGCCAAACGCATTCGATGGTAAGGATAGGCAATACCGAAACACCCCACCCTACGACAGGGAAGGACATCTATCGGTTACTTTTTTCCGCATGGCCGATAGCATTGTGTTTGAGTACACTGAGCCCGAAGATTACAATGAGTTTTACTACACTATTCCCAAAGAAAGGAATAGCGAAATGGTTTTAGAGCCATACATATATCAGTACCAGGGATACCCAATTGAATTCTACGAAACATCAATTGTAGTACCAATAATAATCAACAATAAGTTCTGCGGAGTTTATGGTATTGACCTCGACCTTAACTATTTGCAAAGAAAATTATCGGAAATTAAACTACAAACCAAAGGTCACCTGTCGCTAATATCATCGGATGGCGAAATTGTTACTCATCCGGACACCGCATTCATTGGCAAAAATATTTTCTCGCTTGCTGGGACTAACGATACCCTTGCCAGGTACATTGTGAAATCAGGGCTGGAGCAGAGCTATGAAACCGTTTGTAACTATACTAAAAGTGAGGTTTTTAGAACCTTCTACCCCATTCGTATTGGTAAGAGCGACACCCAGTGGTCAATAATGGTTCAATTGGATATGCGTGAGGCCACTCTACGTTCAATTTCCCTCCATAACATTGCCCTTGGCCTTTTAATTGCTGGCTTGATACTTATTTCCTATTTGATTTACAACATTTTCGACAGGCTAAGGTACGAGCATCAGCTCATATTAGCTAAGGAAAGTGCTGAACAGAAAGAGCGTGAACTCCAAAAAATGTACTATGAGCTGCAAACATCCGAAGAGGAGCTACGGGCAACCAACGAGGAACTTTTCGCAACATCCGAAGCGTTACGTGAGAGTAACCTGATGCTTACCGGAGCTAAGGAAAAAGCCGAGGAGGCCAGCAGACTCAAAACGGCATTTCTTCATAACCTAAGTCACGAAGTGCGAACACCCTTAAACGCAATTTATGGTTTCTCGCAAATGCTCAATAACATTGATATCTCAGCCGACGAATCTAAAAAGTTCATTCAAATCATTCAGGATTCAAGCAAGCAATTAGTTTCTATCATCAGCGATATCATAACAATTTCATCCATTGAAACCGGACAGGAACGAATAACCAACACTAACATACACCTGAATACCCTACTCGATGAACTTTACCATACTTTTTCTGCAAAACTTGCCAATAAACCAGTTGAATTGAGGGTTTACAAGGAGTTTTCCGATAAAGAAGATGAAATTTTTATCGATGAACTAAAGCTTAGACAAGTACTATACCACTTGCTTTTAAATGCTGTGAAGTTTACCCACAATGGCTCTATTGAATTTGGTTATAGGCTTAAAAGCAGCAACCTGGAATTCTACGTCAAGGATACTGGCATAGGAATTGAAGGTAAAAAGCAAGATGTGATTTTTGAACGCTTTACCCAGGCCGATGAGAATATCCATGCTGAGTATGGGGGAACCGGATTGGGTTTATCAATTTGTAAAGGCTTTTTAAACTTAATGGGCGGTGCTATATGGGTTGAATCAGAGCTAGGGCAAGGGGCAACCTTTTACTTTACACTACCATATCACCCAATAACTAGTAAAGAGAGTAAAGGTATTAGTATCCAATCACAAACGAACAACTCCGAAATGAAAACAATTCTTGTGGCCGAGGACGATATAAATAGCTTCAAGCTGCTAAAAGCGGTGCTAAAAGATTTTGACTTTCAGCTCCTACACGCCGATAATGGCCGCAAAGCTGTAGAACTTTGCCAAAACGAAGATTCAATCTGCCTGGTACTCATGGATATTAAAATGCCGGAACTCAACGGAGTATCGGCCACTAAGCTCATTAAAGAGCTAAAACCTACTCTACCCGTAATAGCCCAAACTGCTTATGCTACCCTTGACGATATTGAAAAGAACAGGGAGGTGTTCGATGCCTATATCACAAAACCCTTAGATATTGAACAGCTAAAAAAATTAATTTTTGAGTTTTGCGATAGATGCGGGAAAAGTGAAAAGTATTAA
- a CDS encoding DUF2200 domain-containing protein, which translates to MKSITITIYLACYTNTIVKEMDSDSKIASMSFARVYPLYLAKIERKGRTREELNIIIKWLTGFDTATLESLIEQNVTFEEFFRLATINPNAELITGKVCGIKVEEIKNPLTQKIRYLDKLVDDLAKGKSIEKIIPKP; encoded by the coding sequence TTGAAAAGCATTACTATCACCATATATTTAGCATGTTATACAAATACCATTGTAAAGGAAATGGATTCCGACAGCAAAATTGCAAGCATGTCATTTGCAAGGGTTTACCCCCTTTATCTTGCCAAGATTGAAAGGAAAGGGCGAACTCGCGAGGAGCTAAACATTATCATTAAATGGCTTACGGGTTTTGACACTGCTACGCTGGAAAGTCTCATTGAGCAAAATGTAACCTTTGAGGAGTTTTTCCGGCTTGCAACAATCAACCCCAATGCGGAATTAATAACCGGAAAGGTTTGCGGAATAAAGGTAGAGGAAATCAAGAATCCTTTAACCCAAAAAATACGCTACCTGGACAAGCTGGTTGATGATTTGGCAAAAGGGAAAAGTATAGAAAAGATAATCCCAAAGCCATAA